The nucleotide sequence cctgccaaagtgctgggattacaggtatgagccactatactaggcctctttttttttcttgtatgctataaattttgcaaaatgacaatggtttatttttatagtaaatgTTGGGGAAAAATCCTAACATCAAAATGGCTTAAGTTATAAAGGTTTAAATGTCAACTTCTTACCATTTATGTTGCTTTCACAGCTGGAGTTTTTTTGGACCTTAACTTGAAATATAAGACAATCAAAGCAATGCTTCCATATGTGGCCAGTACacactgagaaagaaagaaaaaagtaaacaagacTTGTTGcatctatattattttaaaatataactgctTAAAGTTATCATTAATACTTACATTCCTTCTACCTGTGAGAGTGTAAgagttgaaatattttttaataccaGTGAACTGGTATTGCGCATCACTTTCTGGACCTGCCatgatttcaatcttttaaaaaaagaaagaaagcaacaaTAAATTGATTTGGatgtaatttaaaagtaaataaattttgtcttgttttagtcTAAAAACTCAAGGTCACTGCATATAAATACTGtaaatatttatctatatctCACCCAACACAGCAGTAGCAAAGATGGTAGAAAAAGCCTTCCTGATAAAGCTTTTGGAAGTAGGATTTTACCTTGATTGCTATTTCATGAACACCTCAGAATACATAAAATCACTCAGCATAAGAGAACACAATAGCCCCTGCTAAGTTCATTCTCTGACCCAATACAGCTTAATGTTTTCATTCCTGGCTCCATCACACCACAGTACGTTGAATTAATCCATTTTAAGGCTACTCGAAAATTGGAGCTGCTATTTTTCAAACGTTCTCAACAGGTGATCATCAACAGCTCAACTACAAGCCCtacttttacaatttttcttgTTATAAGTAATTTAGGACCTCCATGGGACAGGGGAGAAGGGATCATTTACTAAATGGAGTTAATAATAGCTACTGGTGGTAGTAAGGAAGCTGGAATCCTTGCACCACCACCAAAATagataaaagatttaaatgtaaatagtgaAACCAGAAAGTCCTGGAAGAAAACATGGGGAAATATTTAAGTCATCTCAGGGAagggaaaatattaagaaaaaaatgccaaaaacaaaaagacaaaacataaaagGATAACCAACCTATTAGTCAAAGAAATGTCAAATGAGACCAATATTTAATCAAATGAGCAAAGATAAAATTATGGTAAGTAGTAGTATTAAGTACGTGAGAAAACAATAATTCTCTCTCTGTTGCTTGGAGTATAAACTGGTacaactggccgggcgcagttgctcacgcctgtaatcccagcactttgggaggccgaggcgggcagatcatgagatcaggagatcgagaccatccaggctaacacggtgtaaccccgtctctactaaaaatacaaaaaattaaccgggcgtggtggcaggcactgctagtcccagctactcgggaggctgaggcaggagaatggtgtgaacccgggaggcaaaggttgcagtgagccgagatcgcgccactgcactccagcctgggcgacagagcgagactccgtc is from Macaca fascicularis isolate 582-1 chromosome 9, T2T-MFA8v1.1 and encodes:
- the ATP5MK gene encoding ATP synthase F(0) complex subunit k, mitochondrial, whose translation is MAGPESDAQYQFTGIKKYFNSYTLTGRRNCVLATYGSIALIVLYFKLRSKKTPAVKAT